The genomic interval CTCGATACCTACGAAGTGTCCGGCGTGGTGGAGAGCAAGCACGGCTATCACGTCATCCTGCGCATGCCGACGCAGGGTGACGACCTGGTCATGAGCAGCGACGGCAGCCAGCAGACGCTGCGGATGCTCGTGGCGCAGGAGCAGCTCGGCAGCCTGCTGACGGGCTGGGTCGACGAGGCGGACATCAGCTGGGAGCCGAAGTTCAGCAGCATCGACTATGCGGCCGTGTTCACGCCGAAGGAGAGCTTCTGGAAGCGGCTGGACGTGTTCGACTGGTTCGAGAAGTAAAAGCAGCATAAAAAGATCCCGTCATCCGACCCGGATGACGGGATCTTTCTTCTTTTCGTTCAGGCGCGCTTGATCATGCCGGCGATCTTTTTCATGAGACCGGAGCCGAGCTTTTCATCAAAGTAGTTGAGCCAGGCGCGCACGGTGTCGATCGTCTCGGGATCGCCGAGCCAGTGGCGCAGGATGATATTGCGGTCGGTGCTGCGCAGGAGCTTGGCCACCGACACGAGGATGGCGTAGGCATCGTCGATCTTGCCGAGCAGCGGGAAGGAGTCCGGCACGAGGTCCAGCGGCGAGAGGACATACAGCAGCGCGAAGCCGAGGTCGAGCTTGCGGCTCGAGGGCACGTCGGGGTCGAGCATGAGCTTGCAGATCAGGTAGGCAAAGTCCGGCAGCGTCGTGAGATAATCGGCCGCCTTGCTGCCGAGTTTTCCGGCCACAAAGCTGTTGGCCTGATAGCGGGCGCGCTTATAGAAACGGTCGAATGCGTTGTCGTCCATGTAATAGATGTTTTCTTTGGTCATGATCCTGCCTCCTGATGGGAGATGATTTCTTTCTATTATAGCGAAAAACCGGCCGGGCTTCAACCGGTTTGTGAAATTTTTCGGAATTCATTGCCAAGCGGGCCGATCCGGCGTATAATGCAGGAGCATTTCAGGAAACGGAGGCTGAGCCTATGATCCGCTTTTTCAACGGCCGCACGCTCACAATGGCGGACGGCGTGTCCGTCACGACGGACGAGGTCTGGACCGACGGGGACAAGATCGCCTACATCGGCCCCACGCCGGAGACGCTGCCCGCGTTCGAGCGGCAGATCGACCTCGGCGGCGACCTTGTCATGCCGGGCTTTAAGAACGCGCACGCGCACGCCGGCATGAGCTTTGTGCGCTCGTATGCCGACGATGTGCCGCTGCAGCCGTGGCTGTTCGAGCAGATCTTCCCGCTCGAGGCCAAGCTCACGCCTGAGGCGGTGTATGCGTTTACCAAGCTGTCCATCCTCGAGTATCTCACGAGCGGCATCACGGCCGGCTTTGACATGTACTATTTCCGCGAGGCCATCGCCCAGGCGAGCATCGACTGCGGCTTCCGCACGGTGCTGTGCGGGGGCGGCGGCAGCGCGCAGCAGCTCGAGAGCGAGTACCGCAAATTCAACGCCCTGCACCCGCTGATCTCCTATCAGCTCGGCCTGCACTCGGAGTATACCTCGAACCTCACCGAGATGACCGAGGCCGGCGAGCTGGCCCGCGCGCTGCACGCGCCGGTGTTCGCGCACAATGCCGAGACCGCGCGCGAGGTGGCCGAGTGCCGCGGCCGCTGGGGCAAGACGCCGACGGAGCTGTTTGATTCCCTCGGCCACTTTGATTACGGCGGCGGCGGCTTCCACTGCGTGCACATGACGGAGCACGATCTGGAGATCTTCCGCAATCGCGGGCTCTGGGCCGTCACGAACCCCGGCTCGAACGCCAAGCTCGCCAGCGGCATCGCCCCGCTCAAGCAGATGCGGGAGCTGGGCATCCATATGGCCATCGGCACCGACGGCCCGTCGAGCAACAACGCGCTCGATTTCTTCCGCGAGATGTATCTGGCCGCCGTGCTGCAAAAGCTGCGCTGCGGCGACGCGGCCGCCCTCCCGGCGGACGACGTGCTGTATATGGCGACGGTCGGCGGCGCGCAGGCCATGGGCCTGACCGACTGCGACGTGCTCGCCCCCGGCAAGCAGGCGGACCTGATCGTCATCGACCTGCAGCGGCCGAACATGCAGCCAGTGCACAACGCGGCGCGCAACCTCGTCTACAGCGGCTCGAAGGAGAATGTGCGCCTGACGATGGTCGCCGGGCGCGTGCTGTATGAAAACGGCGCGTTTTTCGTCGGCGAGCCGGCGCAGGACATTTACCGCGCCGTGGACGCGGCCTTTGCCGCCATGCGCGCCAGGCTCTGATCGCTTTTTCTGCGGGCTGCGGGGCGGCACACGCCGCCTGAGGTGATATGCCCGAAACGATAAAAAATTCCGGAAACATCATGTTTCCGGAATTTTTTATGCCCTGCAGGCTTTATGCTTTCGTTTCGAGCACTTTCACGCCGTGCATGATGATCTCGCCGGCAAGCACGGCCATCTCTTCGGGCGTCTGCTTCATGCCGTTGTCGATCCACGTGAGCGCGAGCGACATATTGCCCGACACGATGAACGAGCAGAAGTAGTCGAGCATCTCGGGGTCGTTCGGATAGTAATACGCGAGGAAGTCATACAGGAATTCGTCGCGCAGGATGTGGCAGATGCGGTCGGTAAAGGCAATGTCGCCGTTTTTGCCGAGCAGCACGTGACACAGATCCGAATTTTGCTGGATGAACTGGTACAGCTCCATCAGGTACGGGTAGGTCTTGCCCTCGGAGTCTTTCGCATTGTGCCGGCGGCAGACGACCGTCAGCCCGTCCGCCAGCTCGTCCTCGAGGCTGGACAGCAGGTCGTACACATCCTTATAGTGAATATAGAAGGTGCCGCGGTTGATGTCTGCAATCGCGGCCAGTTCGCGCACGGAAATGTCCTTGACGCTTTTTTCCGCCATGAGCTTCATCAGAGCAAGCCGAAGCTGCCGTTTCGTCTTTCGCACTCTGCGGTCTACAACTTTTTCTTCCATTCGCCGATTCCTCCTACCTGTTTTTTGTTATCTTGACATACATGATACCACCAAAACGAACAATAATCAACATTTCGTTGCATAAAAATTGTGATTTTTTTCGAAATTTTCGTGAAAATCTTCGGGAAAAGCAGACGGTGTGGTGCATCATCACCTTTTTGCTGCCCATCTGGTCTGCGGATCGGCGACCAGATGGGCGCCGGAAAACGCAGTGGCAAAATGGCGCGCGATATGCTATGATGGGGGCAAATCCCGAAAAGGAGTACAAGACCATGTTTGAAAACGGAACGTTCGCGGTCCTCGGCCCGGACGGAAAACAGGTGCAGTGCGACGTGCTGTTCACCTATGACTGTGAGGACAACGGCCGCTCGTACGTTGTGTTCACGACCGGCGAAGGCGCGCAGCAGCGGCTGTTCGCCAACCGTTACGACACGCGCGACGATGGCCAGCTTGCCCTGCTCGCGCTCGAAAACGAGCAGGAATACGCCATCATCAAGCACTGCTTCGAGGAGCTCAAGGCAAAGCTCGCCGAGCAGGCCGCGGAGACCGCCGCACAGGAGGGTGAACCCAAAGCATGACAGATCCCTTTCATCCGCTGAGCGTGCGGGACATCCCGCTGCTCACACGTTATTTTGCCCAACAGGATACGCGCCTGTGCAATGCCTCGGCCGGCGCGGCCGTGCTCTGGCAGCCGTACTTTCAGGACGCAGCGCTCGAGGTGGACGGCACGCTGCTGCTGCGCGAGCAGTTTCCCGGCCTCGGCACGGTGTTTTCCACACCGATCGGCGAGAATGTGGGAAACGCTTACGATTTTCTCGTGAAATATTGCCGCGCGGTGGGGCAGCCGGTGCAGTTTTTCCCCGCCACGGCGGCCGATGTGGAAAATCTGCGTGCGCGCTTCGGCGACGTGGAGGTCACGCCGGTGCGCGACTGGTTCGACTATCTCTACGACGCGCAGGACATGGTGACGTTCCGCGGCCGGCGCTTCAACGGCCAGCGCAACCACATCCACCACTTTCAGCGCCTGTACCCGGACTGGGCGTTCGAGCGCGTCACGGAGGAGAACCTGCCGGAGGTGTGCGCGTTTTTTGACGACTTCACCCGCCGCTACCATAAGGACAGCGACAGTGCGCAGGCGGAAGAGGGCTGCGTGCGGGAGTTCCTGCGCGATTTTGCCGCCTACGCCCCGCTCGCGGGACTGCTGCGCGTGAATGGGCGCGTGGCCGGTTTTTCCGCCGGGGAGATCGTGGGCGACACGCTCATCATCCACATTGAAAAGGCGGACATTGCCTACGAGGGCATCTATCAGGTGCTGGTCAACGAATATGCCAAGTGCTTCGTCACGCCCGACGTGCGCTACATCAACCGCGAGGAAGACGTGGGCGACGAGGGGATACGGCGCTCGAAGGAATCGTATCACCCCGTGCGCCTGCTCGAAAAATATCTGGTACGCATTCCGGCACAGCCGGAGAAAGGAGAAACGATCATGCAGGAAGTCTATGAATTTCTGAAAAAGTGCGGCACGTATTATCTCGCCACCGTCGATGGCGACCAGCCGCGCGTGCGCCCGTTCGGCACGGTGAATCTGTTCGAGGGCAAGCTCTATATCCAGACCGGTAAGGTCAAGGCCGTCTCGAAGGAGATGGCGGCCAATCCCAAGGTGGAGCTGTGCGCGTTTGACGGCGAGACCTGGCTGCGCGTGAGCGCGACGGCCGTGGAGGACGACCGCGTGGCGGCGCGGCAGAATATGCTCGACCATTATCCCGAGCTGCAGAGCATGTACGCCGCCGACGACGGCAACACGCAGGTGCTCGCGCTGACGGACGCGACCGCGACGTTCAGCTCCTTCGCCGCCGCACCGCGCACGGTGCGCTGGTAAGCGCCGAAAAGAGCAAAAAACGGCCCGCCGGCCCCGGCACGGTGGCGGTGTTCTTCTTCGGCGACGAGCGCGCGCCGGAGTGAGCGCGGCAGAAAACAGAAAACAGGAGACCGCCAACGATCCGAAACGGATCGGGGCGGTCTCCTGTTTGCATGCAAAGCAGAAAGGCTGATATTAGCCGATCAGGCCCTGAATGTAGTTCACCGGCCACTGGCAGAAGTCCTTGACCAGGTCAAGCTTATCGCGGATGGCGAAAGCGGTGTTCTCGTCACAGAGCGACTCGAGCTTTTTCTTGATGGCCTTGGTGTTCACCTCAAGCAGCCCGCTGACGCTCGACAGGATCTTGCCACCGTCGATCTCCTTGATCGAGGTCCAGAGCTCGGAAGCGTACTCCTTGACGCCAACGCTCTTAATTGCCTGAATGCACATACCTATTCCTCCCTTAAAATACTGGTGCTCCCGGCCGCTCGACTGCGGCCGGAAAACAAGATTGCTCTTATCAACAGTGCTCTCATTCTAGCACAAAGCCGTGGGATTGTCAAAGAGGAATACAGAGAAATGTGTAATTTCCCACATTTTGTGGTCAATGTGCACAAACCGGACAACAGGTAGCGGAAAATCTACCCAGAACCGGTGAATGGACTATGCGGGCGCTTACGCCTCGGCGATGACCTCGCACTCGACGAGCACGTCCTTGGGCAGGCGCGCGACCTCAACGCAGCTTCTGGCCGGGAACGGCTCGGAGAAATACTCGGCATAAATGGCGTTGACGGTGGCGAAATCGTCCATGTTCTTGATGAACACCGTCGTCTTGACGGCCTTGGACATGTCGCTGCCAGCCGCCTGCAGCACGGCGGTCAGGTTGCGAAAGACCTGATGGGCCTGCGCTTCGATGCCGTCGGCGATGACGCCGGTAGCGGGGTCGATGCCGATCTGGCCGGACGTGAACACAAAGCCGCCGGAGATCTGCGCCTGAGCGTAGGGGCCGAGCGCGGCGGGGGCGTGATTGGTAGCAACTGTTTTCATGATGATGACCTCCTGTTAGTCGATTTTTACGTGATAACCGTTTTGAATGAGCTGGTCGAGCACGCGGTCGCCGTGCTCTTTGCCGCCGACTTCGCACGAGACGTGCACGTCGATCTCGTTGGGGTTGAGCCCGGCGGTGAGCCGGTCATGCTCCACGGAGAGGATGTTCGCGCCGAGCGCGGCAATGTCGTTGAGCAGCTTGCCGAGACTGCCCGGCCGGTCGAGCAGCGTGACCGTGAAGCGCAGCCGGCGGTGGCGGGACACGAGGCCCTGCTCGATGATGCACTGGATGAAGCTCACGTCGATGTTGCCGCCGGAGAGCAGGCACACGACGTTTTTGCCCTTCACATCGACCTTGCCCTTGAGCACGGCGGCCACGGGCGCGGCGCCGGAGGGCTCGACGATCTGCTTGCAGCGCTCCATGAGCAGGAGCACCGCCTCGGAGATCTCGAGATCGTTGACGGTGACGACGTCGTCGGCGTATTTCTGGATGAGCGGGACGGTGATGTCGCCCGGCGCCTTGACGGCGATGCCGTCGGCGATGGTGGCCACGGAGTCGGTCTGGACATAGCTGTGCGAATGGAACGACTGCGCGATCGCGTTCGCGCCCTCGGCCTGCACGCCGATGACCTGCACGCGGGGGTTGATCTGCTTGATGCACGCGGCCACGCCGGCAAGCAGGCCGCCGCCGCCGGCCGGCACGATGATGATGTCCGCCGTGGGCAGATCGCCGAGGATCTCGAGGCCGAGCGTGCCCTGACCGGCAATGACCTCGGGGTCATTGTAGGGGTGCAGGAACGTGGCGTGCTCCTGCTCGCAGATCTCGCAGGCTTTGGCATAGGCGTCGTCATAGCAGTCGCCCGCGAGCACAACGGTGGCACCGTAGCCCTCCGTGGCCTTCGCCTTGGCGATGGGCGCGGTCTTGGGCATGACAATCGTGGCCGGGATGCCGAAGCGGTGCGCGGCGTAGGCCACGCCCTGCGCATGGTTGCCGGCCGATGAGGCCACGACGGCACCGGTCTCGCCGCGCTCGACGAGCGCCGCGATCTTGTTGCTCGCGCCGCGGATCTTGAACGAGCCGGTCTTCTGGCTGTTTTCGTACTTAAGATAAATGTTGCCGCCCGTCATGGCTGAGAACGTGGCCGACAGGTCCAGCTCCGTGTGGTGCAGCACGCCCTTGAGCCGCTGTGCCGCGCGTTCAAATTCCTGCAGTGGGATCTCCACAGCAAACACCCCCGTAAAAATATCTGTTTGGGTCTTTCTGTCCCTACTATACCGCGGGAAGGCCGGAAATACAAGCGCCGCAATGCAAAATGTCCGCGCCAAAAAAACTTTTTTGAGAGATCGTCCGCGGGGTAAAAACATTCGCGCGCGGGCAGCGCACGGGGCGCAAAGCAAATCTTACACGTTTCTTAAAAAGTGAGAAATCGGTTGCCGCCGCACGCCGCCGGGGGGTATAATGCACCCAAAAATGGGAAAGCAGCTCCGGTGCGCACCGGCGCGATCATCAGGAGGAGACATCATGCTCAACATTCAGCATTTTACCAAGACCTACGGCGAGAAAAGGGCCGTCGACGACTTGAGCCTGCACATCGCGCCGGGCGAGATCTACGGCTTCATCGGCCACAACGGCGCCGGCAAGACGACGACACTCAAGGCGGCCGTCGGCATCCTGCAGTTTGACGCGGGCGAGATCACGATCGGCGGGCACTCCATCCAAACCGAGCCGCTGGCCTGCAAGCGGCTGCTCGCCTACATCCCGGACAATCCGGATCTGTACGATTTCATGAGCGGCATCCAGTACCTGAACTTTATTGCCGACGTTTTCGGCATCCCGGCCGCGGAGCGCTGGGCGCGCATCGAGCCGTATGCCGACGCATTCGAGCTCACGGGTGATCTAGCGCAGCCGATCAGCGCGTACTCGCACGGCATGAAGCAGAAACTCGCCATCATCGCGGCGTGGATCCACGACCCGAAGCTCATCATCATGGACGAACCGTTCGTCGGCCTCGACCCGAAGGCGGCGCACCTGCTCAAGGGCATGATGCGCGAGCTGTGCGACGTCGGCGGCGCGATCTTCTTCTCGACGCACGTGCTCGAGGTCGCCGAAAAGCTCTGCGACAAGGTGGCCATCATCAAGGGCGGGCGGCTCATCCGCTCCGGCACGATGGAGGAGGTCAAGGGCGACGACAGTCTCGAGGACGTGTTCCTGGAGCTGGAGGATGCATCATGCTGAAGACGCTTCTGAAAAAACAGATGGCGGAGATCTTCCGCAACTATTTCTACGACCCGAAAAAGAACAAAATGCGCTCCAGGGGCGCGACGATCGCCTACATCGCGCTCTACGCGCTGCTGATGGTGGGCCTCCTCGGCGGGATGTTTGCGCTGATGGCCGTGGGCCTGTGCGGCCCCCTGGTCGAGGGCGGCATGGGCTGGCTGTATTACCTGCTCATGGGGCTGATCGCGGTGTTTCTCGGCACGTTCGGCAGCGTGTTCAGCACGTATTCGAGTCTGTACCTGTCCAAGGACAACGACCTGCTGCTGTCGCTGCCGATCCCGGTGCGCTGCGTGATGGCCTCGCGCCTGCTGGGCGTGTACCTGCTGGGGCTGATGTACGCCGCGGTCGTCATCGTGCCGGGCGTGATCGTGTACTGGCTCACGGCGCCGGTCACGGCGGGGACGATCGTCGGCGGTGTGCTGATGGTGCTGATCGTGTCCGTGATCGTGATGGTGCTCTCGTGCCTGCTCGGCTGGGTGGTCGCGCGCATCAGCCTGAAGCTGAAAAACAAGAGCTTCATCACCGTCCTTTTGTCGCTGCTGTTTCTGGCGGCGTATTACTTCGTGTACTACAAGGCGCAGGCGCTCATCACGCTGCTGGTGGAAAACGCCGCCGTGTACGGCATGAAAATCCGGGGCTCGGCGTATCTGCTGTACCTGTTCGGCAGCGTCGGCGCGGGCGACTGGCTGGCGATGGGGATCGTGACGGTCACGCAGGCGGCGCTCCTCGCGCTGACGCTGTGGGGCATCGCGCGCAGCTTCCTGAAGATCGCCACGGCGACCGGCAGCGTGAAGAAGGTGCGCTTCGAGCACAGGGCCGTGCGCGCGCAGAGCGTGCAGCGGGCGCTGTTCGGCAAGGAGCTGCGCCGCTTCACCGCCAGCCCGAACTATATGCTCAACTGCGGGCTCGGCATTCTGATGCTGCCGGTGGCGGGCATCGTGCTGCTCATCAAGGGCGGCGCGCTCGGCCGGATGCTGGCCGACGTGTTCAGCGGCAATGTGGGCGTTGTGCCGGTGCTGATGTGCGCGGCGGTGTGCCTGCTCGCGTCGATGAATGACATGGCCGCGCCCGCCGTGTCGCTCGAGGGCAGGAATCTGTGGCTCGTGCAGTCGCTGCCGGTCGTACCGTGGCAGGCGCTGCGCGCGAAGCTGGACGTGCAGCTCGTGCTGACCGGCGTGCCGGTGCTGTTTTGCGCCCTGTGCATGGTCATTGCGCTGCCGGGCAGCGCGCTGGAGAAGGCGCTGCTGGTGATCGTGACGCTGCTGTATACCCTGCTGAGCGCGCTGGCCGCGCTCGCGCTCGGGCTCAAGATGCCGAACCTGACGTGGACCAACGAGACCACGCCCATCAAGCAGAGCGGCTGCGTGATGCTCTCGCTCTTTGCCAACTGGTTTTATGCCCTCGCGCTTGGCGGGCTGTACTTCCTGTGCGGCAATGCGCTGAGTGCAGCGGTGTATCTGGCCATCTTCGCCGTCGTGACGGCGGCGGGCAGCGCACTGCTGCTCCGCTGGGTGAAAAAGCAGGGCGCGCGCATCTTTGCCGCGCTCTGAAAGAGAAACGAAAGCCGCCTCGGTCCAATTTGGACCGAGGCGGCTTTTTGCTGCGCAATGCGCTTACAGCACGAGCGACG from Clostridiales bacterium carries:
- a CDS encoding amidohydrolase, producing the protein MIRFFNGRTLTMADGVSVTTDEVWTDGDKIAYIGPTPETLPAFERQIDLGGDLVMPGFKNAHAHAGMSFVRSYADDVPLQPWLFEQIFPLEAKLTPEAVYAFTKLSILEYLTSGITAGFDMYYFREAIAQASIDCGFRTVLCGGGGSAQQLESEYRKFNALHPLISYQLGLHSEYTSNLTEMTEAGELARALHAPVFAHNAETAREVAECRGRWGKTPTELFDSLGHFDYGGGGFHCVHMTEHDLEIFRNRGLWAVTNPGSNAKLASGIAPLKQMRELGIHMAIGTDGPSSNNALDFFREMYLAAVLQKLRCGDAAALPADDVLYMATVGGAQAMGLTDCDVLAPGKQADLIVIDLQRPNMQPVHNAARNLVYSGSKENVRLTMVAGRVLYENGAFFVGEPAQDIYRAVDAAFAAMRARL
- the ilvA gene encoding threonine ammonia-lyase, with the translated sequence MEIPLQEFERAAQRLKGVLHHTELDLSATFSAMTGGNIYLKYENSQKTGSFKIRGASNKIAALVERGETGAVVASSAGNHAQGVAYAAHRFGIPATIVMPKTAPIAKAKATEGYGATVVLAGDCYDDAYAKACEICEQEHATFLHPYNDPEVIAGQGTLGLEILGDLPTADIIIVPAGGGGLLAGVAACIKQINPRVQVIGVQAEGANAIAQSFHSHSYVQTDSVATIADGIAVKAPGDITVPLIQKYADDVVTVNDLEISEAVLLLMERCKQIVEPSGAAPVAAVLKGKVDVKGKNVVCLLSGGNIDVSFIQCIIEQGLVSRHRRLRFTVTLLDRPGSLGKLLNDIAALGANILSVEHDRLTAGLNPNEIDVHVSCEVGGKEHGDRVLDQLIQNGYHVKID
- a CDS encoding RidA family protein, translating into MMKTVATNHAPAALGPYAQAQISGGFVFTSGQIGIDPATGVIADGIEAQAHQVFRNLTAVLQAAGSDMSKAVKTTVFIKNMDDFATVNAIYAEYFSEPFPARSCVEVARLPKDVLVECEVIAEA
- a CDS encoding ABC transporter ATP-binding protein, translating into MLNIQHFTKTYGEKRAVDDLSLHIAPGEIYGFIGHNGAGKTTTLKAAVGILQFDAGEITIGGHSIQTEPLACKRLLAYIPDNPDLYDFMSGIQYLNFIADVFGIPAAERWARIEPYADAFELTGDLAQPISAYSHGMKQKLAIIAAWIHDPKLIIMDEPFVGLDPKAAHLLKGMMRELCDVGGAIFFSTHVLEVAEKLCDKVAIIKGGRLIRSGTMEEVKGDDSLEDVFLELEDASC
- a CDS encoding DUF1292 domain-containing protein, encoding MFENGTFAVLGPDGKQVQCDVLFTYDCEDNGRSYVVFTTGEGAQQRLFANRYDTRDDGQLALLALENEQEYAIIKHCFEELKAKLAEQAAETAAQEGEPKA
- a CDS encoding DUF1232 domain-containing protein; translated protein: MTKENIYYMDDNAFDRFYKRARYQANSFVAGKLGSKAADYLTTLPDFAYLICKLMLDPDVPSSRKLDLGFALLYVLSPLDLVPDSFPLLGKIDDAYAILVSVAKLLRSTDRNIILRHWLGDPETIDTVRAWLNYFDEKLGSGLMKKIAGMIKRA
- a CDS encoding TetR/AcrR family transcriptional regulator encodes the protein MEEKVVDRRVRKTKRQLRLALMKLMAEKSVKDISVRELAAIADINRGTFYIHYKDVYDLLSSLEDELADGLTVVCRRHNAKDSEGKTYPYLMELYQFIQQNSDLCHVLLGKNGDIAFTDRICHILRDEFLYDFLAYYYPNDPEMLDYFCSFIVSGNMSLALTWIDNGMKQTPEEMAVLAGEIIMHGVKVLETKA
- a CDS encoding pyridoxamine 5'-phosphate oxidase family protein, whose amino-acid sequence is MQEVYEFLKKCGTYYLATVDGDQPRVRPFGTVNLFEGKLYIQTGKVKAVSKEMAANPKVELCAFDGETWLRVSATAVEDDRVAARQNMLDHYPELQSMYAADDGNTQVLALTDATATFSSFAAAPRTVRW